ACTCGGTCGCCGCCATCGCCGACACCCTGGCGGGCCGGGACGCCGGTTCGCCGCAGGTCTGATGGCAACGGATATTCCAGCCTGGATCCATGCATCCAACCAGCCGCCCGCCGGGTCGCTGACCACACTGGCGGACCCGGCGGCCGGCAGCGAACAGCGCCTGAACGCCTGCCAGTCCCTGATCCAGAACGGTGTCATCCACTGGACCCTGCCGCATGCCGAAGCCCTGTGCCGGATCCCCGAGGTCGCCGAACGGGCGGAACAGCTGGTTGCGCTTTGCCGGATCCTGTGGGACTGCGACCTGACCGCTCCCGCGGCGATTCCGGCGACGCTGGCCCGCGATCCGGCCGCTGGGAATTACTGGATGGTTCCGGCCGGCTCCACCACCACCCTGCTCGCCTTCACCGGGCGTGCCCGTCGGCTGTCGGTTTCCGTCTATCTGATGCAGCGGATCCTGGAACCATTCGGCGTCAACGTCATTTATCTGTTCGATCCGGCCGACAGCTTCTACATCGGCGGCATCGGCGGACGCTGGACCGGACTGGAGGCGACGGTTGAACTGCTGCGCCAGCTCTGCGAGGGCTTCGGCACCCGCAAGCTTTATTGCATCGGCCAATCCACCGGCGGTTACGGCGCGCTCCGCTACGGGCTGGACCTCGGCGCCGAAGCGGTTCTGGCCTTCTCGCCGATGATCTGGCAGGTCATGCGGCCGCGGCCGATGGCTCGCATTTCCCAACTGCTCGGCCGTCCGGTGGACGCCGAGGAGGTCGATCTGCGGCATCTCTATGCTGACCGGGCGCGGCGCCCGCGCGCCCGGATCGTCTGCGGCGGCGACAATGCGGGCGATCTGCGCTCGGCAGAAATGCTCGCCGGCCTTCCCGGCGTCGAGCGTCATATCCTGCCGGGAGTCCGCGACCATGCGGTCATCACGACCCTGCTTCAATCCGGCCATCTGCGGCGGATGATCGGGGAGTTTCTCGGAGCGGAGTGACCGCCCGGCCCCGCTGTCCCGGATTGCCGGCCGCTCAGTCGACGATGAACAGGGTGGCGCCGATTTCGGTCGATGACCGGTGCGGGTGATCGCCGAAATCGGACACCTGATAGCTCATGCCTGCGGTCAGGACGAAGCGGCGGCCGTCCTTCAGTTCGGTGATCAGCTCACCGCTGACCACGAACAGCACATGGCCGCGGTCGCACCAATGGTCGGCCAGATAGCCCGGCGTGTATTCGACCATCCGCACCCGGAGTTCTCCGGCGCGGAATGTGCGCCACAGAGCCTTTCCGGTCTCGCCCGGATGTTCGGTGACCGGAACGGCGGCCCAATCGGTCACGGTGAAGGGCAGAGTGGGCAGTTCCATCGCCGGACCTCGGCAAAAAATGCGGCAATGACAGAAAAACGGCCCCCGGAGCGAATCGGGGGCCGGATTTCATCAGGATCAGGAGGCCTTCTTGGCCGCGATGGCCTTTTCGATGGCCTCGACCGCAGCATGGGCCAGCGAGGCGTCGGGGCCGCCGGCCTGGGCCATGTCCGGCCGGCCGCCGCCGCCCTTGCCGCCCAGCGCCTCGGCGCCGACGCGGACCAGATCGACGGCGCTCAAGGTTCCGGTCAGGTCGTCGGTCACGCCGATGACGATGGAGGCCTTGCCTTCGTTGGACGCGATCAGCACCACGACGCCGGAGCCGACCTGCTTCTTCAGCTCGTCGGCCATCGGCTTCAGGTCCTTGGCTGGCAGGCCTTCGACCACGCGGGCGGCGAACTTGACGCCGGCGACGTCCTTGGCATCGTTGCCGCCGTCGGCCTTGGCGCCGCCACCCCCCATCGCTCCACTAAGGGCAACCTGCCGGCGCAGGTCGGCCAGTTCGCGCTCCATCTTGCGTCGTTCCTCGACCAGGACCGCCACGCGGGCCGGCACCTCGTCGGGCTTCACCTTCAGGACGCTCGCCGCCTCGGTCAGCAGATGGTCGCGCTCGGACAGCCACGCCTTCGCGCCGGTGCCGGTCAGCGCCTCGATGCGGCGGACACCGGCGGCGACGGCACCTTCGGAGACGATCTTGAACACGCCGATGTCGCCGGTGCGGCGGACATGGGTGCCGCCGCACAGCTCGATGGAATAGTCACGGTCGAGCTCGCCATGCGGGCCGCCCATGGAGACCACGCGGACCTCGTCGCCGTACTTCTCGCCGAACAGGGCCATGGCGCCCTGGGCGCGCGCCTCGTCCGGGGACATCAGGCGGGTGACGACCTCGCTGTTGGCGAGAACGCGGCGGTTCACCTCGTCTTCGATGGCGGCGATGTCGGCGGCGGACAGGCCGGTCGGCTGGCTGATGTCGAAGCGCAGACGCTCCGGCGCCACCAGCGAGCCCTTCTGGGTGACATGGTCGCCCAGCCGGTGGCGCAGCGCCTCGTGCAGCAGGTGGGTGGCGGAGTGGTTGGCGCGGATGGCGGAGCGGCGCTCGCTGTCCACGCGCAGTTCGACCACGTCACCGACCTTGAGCGTGCCCTTGGTGACGGTGCCGACATGGGCCCACACCGCGCCCAGCTTTTTCAGCGTGTCGGAGACCGCGACCTCGGCCCCGCCGGCCGAGAAGATCACGCCGGCATCGCCGACCTGACCGCCCGATTCGCCATAGAAGGGCGTCTGGTTGACGACGACCATCACCTGATCGCCGATGGCGGCGGCCTCGACGCGGGCATCGCCCTTGACGATGGCGGTCACCTTGCCCTCTGCCACCTCGGTGTCGTAGCCGAAGAACTCGGTGGCGCCCAGCTCGTCCTTGATCTCGTACCACAGCTTCTCGGTGCCGACCTCGCCCGAGCCGGCCCAGGATTCGCGGGCCTTGCGGCGCTGCTCGTCCATCGCCGCCTTGAAGCCGGCCTCGTCGACGCCGCGACCCTGGCCGCGCAGCACGTCCTGCGTCAGGTCGAGCGGGAAACCGAAGGTGTCGTACAGCTTGAAGGCGACGTCGCCGGCCAGCGGCTGGCCCTCGCCCAGATGGCCGACCTCGTCCTCCAGCAGGCGCAGGCCGCGCTCCAGCGTCTGCTTGAAGCGGGTCTCCTCCAGCTTCAGTGTCTCGACGATCAGGGCGCGGGCGCGGTTCAGCTCCGGATAGGCATCGCCCATCTGCTGGATCAGCGCCGGGACCAGACGGTGCATCAGCGGCTCACGCGCACCGATCATGTGGGCGTGGCGCATGGCACGGCGCATGATGCGGCGCAGCACATAGCCGCGGCCCTCGTTCGACGGCAGCACGCCGTCGGCGATCAGGAAGGAGGTCGAGCGCAGATGGTCGGCGATGACGCGGTGCGACACGGCATGCGCGCCGTCCGGCGCGGTCTTGGTCGCCTCGGCCGACGCCATGATCAGCGCCCGCATCAGGTCGATGTCGTAATTGTCGTGCTTGCCCTGCAGGACGGCGGCCAGACGCTCCAGCCCCATGCCGGTGTCGATCGACGGCTTGGGCAGCGGCACCAGATTGTCCGGACCCAGCTGTTCATACTGCATGAACACGAGGTTCCAGATCTCGATGAAGCGGTCGCCATCCTGGTCCGGGCTGCCCGGCGGGCCACCGGCGATGGACGGGCCGTGGTCGAAGAAGATCTCGGAACACGGGCCGCAGGGGCCGGTGTCGCCCATGCGCCAGAAATTGTCGTCGGTCGGGATGCGGATGATGCGGTCGTCCGACAGGCCGGCAACCTTGCGCCAGATCGCCGCCGCGTCCTCGTCGGAGGTGTGGACCGTCACCAGCAGCTTGTCGGCCGGCAGGCCGTATTCCTTGGTGATCAGGTTCCAGGCGAACGCGATGGCGTCGTCCTTGAAGTAATCGCCGAAGGAGAAGTTCCCCAGCATCTCGAAGAAGGTGTGGTGCCGCGCGGTGTAGCCGACATTGTCCAGGTCGTTGTGCTTGCCGCCGGCGCGCACGCATTTCTGCGAGGTGACCGCGCGCTTGTAGGGCCGCGTCTCGGCACCGGTGAAGACGTTCTTGAACTGGACCATGCCGGCGTTGGTGAACATCAGCGTCGGGTCGTTGCGCGGCACCAGCGGTGACGAGTCGACTTTCTGATGGCCCTGCTTGGCGAAGAAATCCAGGAACGTGCGACGGATGTCGTTGGCGGTCTGCATACGGTCAAGGCTCCGGGTGCGCGGCTAAGGCCTTCCATTGGCCGAACCGTGCTTTTAGCGCGAGAATGGCGGCGTGTCCACGACGGACGGATTATTACCCTGCGTCACAGCAGACAAGCGGCGGCAGACGGCAGGCCTTACTCGGTCTCCGCCTTGGCCCGTGCCTTTTCGATGCGACGGCCGATGATGATGGCGATCTCGTACAGCCCGATCAGCGGAACCGCCAGGCTGACCTGGCTGATGACGTCCGGCGGGGTCAGGATCGCCGCGGCGACGAAGGCGCCGACGATGGCATAGCGCCGCTTCGACGCCAGCGCGTCGGTGCTGATGATGCCGACGCGCACCAGCAGGGTCAGCAGGACCGGCAGCTGGAAGGCGATGCCGAAGGCGAAGATCAGCGACATCACCAGATGCAGGTATTCGCCGACGCGCGCCTCGAACTCGATGGGCAGGGCGTTGCCGTCGCCGCCGGGATGGAACTCGAATCCCAGGAAGAAGCGCCAGGCCATCGGGAAGATGAAGTAATAGACGATGCCGGCGCCGGTCAGGAACATCACCGGGGTCGCGACCAGGAAGGGCAGGAACGCCCTGCGCTCGTGCTTGTACAGGCCCGGTGCCACGAACATCCAGATCTGGCTGGCGATGATCGGGAAGGAGATGAAGCAGCCGGCCCAGAACGCCACCTTCACATAGGTGAAGAAGGCTTCCGTCAGGCCGGTGTAGATCATCCGCCGCCCCTGCCCCGCCAGCAGGTCGGCCAGCGGCTGGACCAGGAAATTGTAGATCCGGTCCGACACGGCGTAGCACAGCAGAAAGGCGATCAGGATGGCGCCGACCGACCACATCAGCCGGTTCCGCAGTTCGATCAGATGATCGATCAGCGGCATCTTGCTGTCTTCGAGTTCGTCCTGATGCGTTTCGCCGGTCATGGTCCGTCTTCGACCTTAGGTCTGCTTATCGGTGGACTGGGCGGAGGCCACTTCGGCCGGCTGAGCTGCCGGTTGGGTGGCCGGCTGCACCGGTGCGGACTGCACCGGGGGCGGCTGAGCGGTGATCGGCGACGGGGCGGCGGAGGGCGCCACGCTGTCGGCCACCGTGGGGGGAGCCGCCGGCACCTGGGGCAGGTCCGGTTCCGGGGTGCTGCCGGCATGGCCGTTCAGCCCCACATCGATGCCCTTGGTGTCGAACGCCTTCCCCACCTCCCCCTTCGGGTCGATGGTGTCCTCCATCATCTTCTTGATGTTCAGGTCGCGGGTCTTCAGGGCTTCCTTGCGAAGCTCGTCCAACTCGGTCTCCCGCATCATATCGTCGATGTGGGTCTGGAATTCGCGCGCGACGCCTCTCGCCTTACGCACCCATTTGCCGAGCGTGAAGATCGCCTTGGGCAGATCCTTGGGCCCGATGACCACAAGGGCGATGACGGCGATCACCATCAGTTCGGACCAAGCGATGTCGAACATGTTCTTCCGGCTTCACGAATGCGGTGGGCAGGATGGCGCGCGAACGGAACACAGGAGGGAGCCCGCGCGCCCGCCGGTCAGCTGCGGACCGCCTCGTCCTTCTTGGTCGCGGTTTCGGCCGTGTTGGCCGGCTGGTTCGGGATGACCTTCGCGTTGGCGCCGGACGCGACGTCATCGCTGTCGTCCTGCAGGCCCGCCTTGAAGGACTTCACACCCTTGGCGAGATCGCCCATCACCTTCGGCAACTTCCCAGCGCCAAACAGCAGAAGAACGATCAGTAGAACGATAATCCAGTGCCAGATGCTGAAAGAACCCATGGCGCGCCTATCACGTTTGAACGGCCTTTGCGGCGGGCCGGCACTATGGCAGAAAGGCCATTGGGCCGCAACGTTCGCCCCACCATCCTTAACCGGTTGTCATTGAGGTTTCACGGGAATTCGCGAGGGGCTCCCCCGAAAAACGCGGTCCCGCTCAGGACTCCTCGTCGTCGCCGTCGTCGCCGGACCCAGCCAAGCCGCCGTCGTCCCCGGCCGTCCCGAGCCCCAGAAGCACCGGACGGCTGTCCAGCAGGCCGGCGGCGCGCAGATCGTCGACGCTGGGCAGGTCGCGCAG
The sequence above is drawn from the Azospirillum lipoferum 4B genome and encodes:
- a CDS encoding DHCW motif cupin fold protein; amino-acid sequence: MELPTLPFTVTDWAAVPVTEHPGETGKALWRTFRAGELRVRMVEYTPGYLADHWCDRGHVLFVVSGELITELKDGRRFVLTAGMSYQVSDFGDHPHRSSTEIGATLFIVD
- the alaS gene encoding alanine--tRNA ligase codes for the protein MQTANDIRRTFLDFFAKQGHQKVDSSPLVPRNDPTLMFTNAGMVQFKNVFTGAETRPYKRAVTSQKCVRAGGKHNDLDNVGYTARHHTFFEMLGNFSFGDYFKDDAIAFAWNLITKEYGLPADKLLVTVHTSDEDAAAIWRKVAGLSDDRIIRIPTDDNFWRMGDTGPCGPCSEIFFDHGPSIAGGPPGSPDQDGDRFIEIWNLVFMQYEQLGPDNLVPLPKPSIDTGMGLERLAAVLQGKHDNYDIDLMRALIMASAEATKTAPDGAHAVSHRVIADHLRSTSFLIADGVLPSNEGRGYVLRRIMRRAMRHAHMIGAREPLMHRLVPALIQQMGDAYPELNRARALIVETLKLEETRFKQTLERGLRLLEDEVGHLGEGQPLAGDVAFKLYDTFGFPLDLTQDVLRGQGRGVDEAGFKAAMDEQRRKARESWAGSGEVGTEKLWYEIKDELGATEFFGYDTEVAEGKVTAIVKGDARVEAAAIGDQVMVVVNQTPFYGESGGQVGDAGVIFSAGGAEVAVSDTLKKLGAVWAHVGTVTKGTLKVGDVVELRVDSERRSAIRANHSATHLLHEALRHRLGDHVTQKGSLVAPERLRFDISQPTGLSAADIAAIEDEVNRRVLANSEVVTRLMSPDEARAQGAMALFGEKYGDEVRVVSMGGPHGELDRDYSIELCGGTHVRRTGDIGVFKIVSEGAVAAGVRRIEALTGTGAKAWLSERDHLLTEAASVLKVKPDEVPARVAVLVEERRKMERELADLRRQVALSGAMGGGGAKADGGNDAKDVAGVKFAARVVEGLPAKDLKPMADELKKQVGSGVVVLIASNEGKASIVIGVTDDLTGTLSAVDLVRVGAEALGGKGGGGRPDMAQAGGPDASLAHAAVEAIEKAIAAKKAS
- the tatC gene encoding twin-arginine translocase subunit TatC, with product MTGETHQDELEDSKMPLIDHLIELRNRLMWSVGAILIAFLLCYAVSDRIYNFLVQPLADLLAGQGRRMIYTGLTEAFFTYVKVAFWAGCFISFPIIASQIWMFVAPGLYKHERRAFLPFLVATPVMFLTGAGIVYYFIFPMAWRFFLGFEFHPGGDGNALPIEFEARVGEYLHLVMSLIFAFGIAFQLPVLLTLLVRVGIISTDALASKRRYAIVGAFVAAAILTPPDVISQVSLAVPLIGLYEIAIIIGRRIEKARAKAETE
- the tatB gene encoding Sec-independent protein translocase protein TatB; its protein translation is MFDIAWSELMVIAVIALVVIGPKDLPKAIFTLGKWVRKARGVAREFQTHIDDMMRETELDELRKEALKTRDLNIKKMMEDTIDPKGEVGKAFDTKGIDVGLNGHAGSTPEPDLPQVPAAPPTVADSVAPSAAPSPITAQPPPVQSAPVQPATQPAAQPAEVASAQSTDKQT
- a CDS encoding twin-arginine translocase TatA/TatE family subunit — encoded protein: MGSFSIWHWIIVLLIVLLLFGAGKLPKVMGDLAKGVKSFKAGLQDDSDDVASGANAKVIPNQPANTAETATKKDEAVRS